AAGATggaacttcattatagataactgcatcatctacaaaaaagcTGATTCtacaattaatattgtctgcaaggatatgaatataaaacatgaacagcaaggatcccaacacacctcCGTGGGGCACACCTGAACTTACTTCTAcagctgacgatgactctccatccaagatagcttgctgtgtcctccctaccaaaatgttctcaatccagtcacaaatttaacttgataccccatatgatcatagttTTGAAAACAAGTGTAGGTGTAGTattgagccaaatgcttttcacAAATCAAGAAATAAAGCATCTacccaaagttttcagtatgttgtgtgagaaaagtgcgagtttggTATCACGTGATCGAGTTTTTCGAAATCCTTGCCGGTtggcattgagaaggtcattctgttcaaggtaacTCATTAtggttgagctcagaatatgttccaagattctacaacaaatcaatgccaAGGATATtggttggtagttttgtggattacttctgttatctttcttgtagacgggtgtgacctatgcctttttccaaaaactgggcactTTTTTTGTTTgatggatctacaatagattataattGGAAGAGAGGCTAACTCTGCCACAAATTCAATATGGAGTctcacagggattccatcgggccccgGAGCTGTGTTCAATTTCAAAGATTTCAACTGTTTCTTAACATTACTGACACGAATACATGATTCATTCATCTTTTTGGTGGTTCAAAGATTAAATTTGGGCAATTTTACTGGGTtttactttgtaaaggaacatttgaaatggagttaagcatttcagtttttgctttgctaccctcgatttcagttcctgtctcattcagtagggactttggtgccactaatagccttttcatgtgaccagaatttctttgggttctgtgaaagatcccttgacaatgttctgctgcagtagtcattgaagacattgacagccaaacacatttcattaagCATCTGTCTACCTGTAGCCCTCTGCTATGCAGTAATCTCGTTTCCTTAGAAGTGTCTTATTACTGAATGGCCGCTGTTTAATGCTTCATGGTGTTTATATgcatattctttcatttatatttttgcaagtaataataacacaacaacaataataataatgatgatgatgataatggcaaTAATCAAAAATAACCTAAAAGGAAAGACTGTCATCTCAGTTTCTGACAACTGCTGTGGCCAAAATCAGAATTGGAACATAGTTCCATTCTGGCAGTTTATAATATCATCTGGATGATTTCAAGTAATTGAGCACCATTCTGTGTTTGTGGTCACGTGATGTTGCTTTCTGATAGAAATTTtgcaacagttgaaaattcatgcaCCAGCAAGTACAAGATGTGTACAGCCCAGAAGAGTCGTCTGATATCCAGAAATCATCCAAGAGGAATCAATTAGCTATTTGTAGCATGAGAAGGGAGCGTTCATTTCAGATAAGACATTTGAAGGAAAATGTCTTCAGAAAGTAAACTTTTGGTAGTCTGGCTGTCAACCTAAGGAACTTAAGCACGTGGAAGGTGACCGCTGAATAACCCATCAACCATATTCATCAGCGACACATTCTATCATGACATACGGCATGAAGTAAGTTTCAGGAAACATGGGAGGCAAAGCCCAGTCCTTACTCTTTGATTAAAATAAGACAGAACAAGACTCACTGAAAAGAAGAAAGCTACTGATGTCCTGTCCCTCTTAGATTACAACCCTCCTGTTCATCATGGAATTTTCTTGTCACTAAAACCAACACAATTGGATAGTGTAAACATTAGTGATGAGAGTTATGACTAATTAAGTAATTTTTAGCAACGAATTATGGAGTTGTGCCTTTGTGTAATGGTTCTCGTATAACTATCGGTCATTACGTTTTGTTGTTAGCATAAACGATTTGGGTAACATAGTGGTATCTCCACTTCATTAATGTGTTTATTTCAGTATGTTTTTCAGTCTGTATCATGTCCTTTTTATGTATGTAGGTGTTAAAAGCCACACAGAACTAAAAGAATGTTAGAATAAAAGTATTCAGATTTTTGGATCAGTTGCAATCTTCTATCCTCTGTATCCCAAACTCTTATTTTGGCACTTACCATTTTGTTCCATTGAGCAGCTTAGTTGTCCTGAGACcagaaactgcataaaaagcaacagcattttttttgtttttttttttttaattcttgtgagGCTGGCACAAgagatgttcagtatgctgtccactattttctgccacaagttgaaattggAAAAACAGCATGTTTCATAACAGATCAGAGTTTCTCAGGGGTCCTGTTCAGAATACACTGCATAGCATGCTCCTTCAGTTCAGCTACACTTGTAATCGcagcactgaacacagcatctttcggataccccacagccagaagtcacagggtgtcagatcaggtgatctggacagccAATCTGTAGGGAAACGACGACTGATAATCTTAGCATTTCCAGGATTTTTctacagcagctgcttcactggctgtgcaatgtgcagagaAGTGCAATATTCATAAAAATGGTCCTACCCACACATTgatgctgttgaagggttggagtCATACTGGTGCACAAAAGACTCtaatgcactcatgctcataaattaaggataatgctgatacatggtgaaacaacactctggtgggcggtttgcaggatTAAATCACATCTGGGTATGATcttgtggtgcatttgacctgtggtcatcgcacggtggcacaggcagcagtccatatacgcagaggtgtgttggtggtgcatgtcagagtacggtgcagaaagtaagtgtgcagacattttcagatgtgctaatggtgactgtgtattgaaaatgactcaaagaacacatattgatgatgttacgaggggtagaatactaggacgactggaggctggtcaaacacggcaggtcgtagcacgggccctctgtatgccacaaagtgtgatcttaagattatggcaacaattccagcagacaggaaacatgtccaggcactacagtatgggATGCCCACAgtataaaacaccacaagaagaccgatatctcaccatcggtgcccgcagatggccatggagtactgcaggtagccttgctcgggaccctatctcagccactggaacagttgtctccagacacgcagtctacagatgactgaacagacatggtttattcacctggagaccagcaaggtgcattctactgacccctggtcacaggagagcccgtaaagcctggtgtcaagaacacagtacatgatcattggaacagtggtcctaggttatgttcacggacaagtcaaTATATAGTTAAACAGTGATTCCCGTCGGGGCTTCATCTGTCatcaaccaggaaccagataccaaccccttaatgaccttgaaagggacctgtatggaggtcatggtttgatggtgtgggttgggattatgtttggtgcacgtacatccctgcatgtcattgacagaggaactgtaactggtcaggtttgtcgggacatcattttgcatctgtatgtccaccttttcaggggtgcagtgggtcccaccttcctcctgatgcttgataacgcacagccccaacgagctgccatcgtggaggagtatcttgaaacagaagatatcaggtgaatggatggcctgcctgttctccagacctaaaccccatcgagcatgtctgggatgctctcggttgacgtatcactgcatgtcttcaaaccctacgacacttcaggagctctgacaggcattggtgcaagaatgggaggctatactgcagcagctgctcgaccacctgatccagagtttgtcaacccgttgtgcggcctgtgtacgtgtgcatggtaatcatatcccGTACTGATGTCAggatacatgcacaggaaacagcggcgttttgtagcacatgtgtttcaggatggttatctcaacttatcaccaataccgtggacttacagatctgtgtcgggtgtgttccctatgtgcctacacTATTAGCTCaagtagtgccacgttgtgtggcaccacattctgcaattatccttaatttatgagcatgagtgtagcattttccagtgatggtacaggtagcAGGACTTGCAGGAAACATCTgctcaaaaaaatatggccctacgacAAATAATGCCATCAACTagcaccacacagttacctttgaAGAAGAAGCGGTACTGTTTTATGTGTGAGCAGATTTTCCATTACCCGTATGCTGCAATTATGTGTATTGACATGGCCTTGTAGATGCAAATGAACTTTGTCTGTCCACAGCATGTTCTTTGgctattcattgtccacttccatgcaaccAAGAAATTCTAAAGAAAATGTTTGTCTTACGGGTAGGTCAGCAAGAAGCAACTCCTGAACGTGAGTAATTTTGTATGGATTGCAGTGCAGGATGTTTCTGAGAATTTTTATGCACCACACTCACAGGCATGTCTGAAGTAGTCTTCATGTTTGTACACTAACACTTGACCCCTCCTACAAGGCTGTGTCCACATCATCTACAGACATCATATCAGTTgttctccctctgccacattgcacttctaaAGAACATGGAGTTTCAAATTCCATAATCATTTTCTCCATATTCTCAGCAGATGTGGGACAAACACCTTTATCATATCcttgagtgtccagaacttctgcagagctactggcacacagtcaccGTTCTTCTAAAAGAGCTTCACCATAATTTCCATTAATGTTTCCCTTATCTTTGataatattccattcaaatttgaTGTCTTTCTGAGGAGTGGTTCTTTTTATGCAGGATTTTGAAAGTGGAACTTTAGTTGTAATCACTCTGTATATAACATTAGTTAAATACACAAAATGAGGGGAAGTCTACCATCCACCTGTAGTAAAGCAATGCTTGGtgcacagaaacatgtaacagagaACAGTAATCACACTAGCTTTTGaactctactcccccccccccttttttcccctccacaagcaACAACACAGACACCAAACACACACTCCAGCAGTCACAGTGAGAGACTGATTACTGAGAGTACTTGATGGTTAGGTGGAGGTGGGGAAGGGGACAGGCAAGGCCACACAAGGCAAGGGGGTGGTAGTGGGATAATAATGTGAGGCaggtctttcgacagatgactcagtggctcCACAGTAAGAAGAGAGTgcggaaggggtgggggagggaaatGGAGAGGAAGGTGGAGATGAAGAGAGACAGGGAGGGGAGAGACAAAAGGGAGAGGAATGGAGAAAGGGGAGAGGCTGGAGGTGGGGgagaagagagaaaaagagagagagagagagagagagagagagagagagagtacccaCATGAGGGGAGTGGGAGATTGGTTGGGGAAGGCAGTATACAAGCTGgacagggaaggagtggttggacaGAAGAGATAAGGGAAAAGTAAGAGGGGCAATGTGAAACAGGTTAGCAGAGGTTTAGCCCAGGGGCAAGGCAAGGGTGCAGGATATGCTGGAAAGAGAATTCCCACTTGCATAGTTCAGAGACACTTGCACTTTTCCAGCCCCCTGGCATAATCTCCCACTAATCTGTTCCCAATGCCTCACCAGAACTTTTCCCATCTCTCTTCTGTCCACATCATTCCTTCCCATTGAGATCGTGTACTGCCTTCCCCaataagatagattgctacttactgtaaagatgacacattaatatACAGtgaggcacaattaaaagaaacgTACACTTTAGCTTACAGCcacaggagaagaaagaaaaagagaaacacacaaacacTTCCAAGCACAGAGgcaagcacaactcatgcacacatgacttgTCATCTCTGGACCAGAATGCAGTTGTCACATTATGGAATAGCAGTCTGCAGGGCCCAGGAAAGGGGAAGGGACTGTAGTGTATGAGTGGGggaagagaagagtgctgtctggcagagACGAGACTGCCAACAAGTGCAATGTCGGGAGGCTGTGgggacgggggaggaggagcagaacaaaaaaggagaggagcagggaaagatgggcaagTGCGTTGACAAAGGGTGGCAACCAAAGAGAATGGGAGATGAAAACAGGgatgagatgataggacagagggggtggaaaacGTTAGGTGgagagtgtggggacagtatgttactgtaggttaagTCCAGGATAATTTTGGCTGGATAGCTCCTGTcccagcctctgatgggataggagatgaccatgacaggactggaatatgaagtggtggattgggcaggtcttgcacctgtctCTTCCTCAGGGATATGATTCTTGTGGCAAGGGGTTAGGGTTGGGATTTAGTGTGGCATAGGGATGGGCTAGGGTGTTGCGGAGATTGGGTGGACAAAGGAATACCGTtttaggaggggtggaaaggatcttgggtaggatgtccctcatttcagggcatgatgataagtaatcaaagccctggcaaaggatgtggttcagttgttccagtccggggCAATATTGGATCACGAAGGGTAGCACTCCTTTGTGGATAGTTCTTGGGGGGTTGTATGAGGATTGAATGCATCAGGAAAAATACCAAAGGAGATGAGTTTGCAGACCAGGTCTGATGCCTGGTGCCTGcatgtgaaggccttggtgagaccctctgAATACTGGACTAGGGAGTTCTTGTTGCTGCAGATACACCCTTCCCATGTGGCCAGGCTGTACCTTCTCCCTATTCTCATCTCCCATCCCCtttgtgtgctgccctctgccaatgcacccgcaTCCTTCCTGCTTCTCGCCTTTTTTTGCTCCGTTCCGCATCCCCacttccctgccccacaacctcctgacactgcacctgttgccACTCTGATCGCTGCACACTCTGCaggacagcactcttctctcctcCCAACCATACACTTCTATGCCATGTTGTAATTGCATTCTGGTCCAAGCTAGCGGAGCTGACAGTTGTGTGTGTGCACCAGTCAGTGAATGTGTGTGTTAGTCACTTTCTTTTCCTGATGAAGACTATGgacaaaagctaatgtgtaagtgcctTTTAGTTATgcgtgtctgcaacttaacatttcATCCTTACTGTAAGTAGCAATTTATCGTTTCCGTACATTTTTGAAATCTGTAGAACTGTTGCGTATGTTTGAACATGCTTCTCCAAATCTATTAGACGAATTTTCAAACAGTTTTCACAGATAACTTGAGCATTGCTTGGGCACCCATATTGGCTTTATTTTGTCAAAAtcagattacagaaataaaagatatCATAATTGAAATTTTTATCCATACTGATATTGTAACTACAAAATTAGCTCTGTTACTTTTTCATTACTAACCCATGAACAATTTTCGATGAAACTTGGTGTGGGGATAAAGTGAACTCTAAAGAAGACCTTGGGCTGCTTTAGAAAGTGTATAGTACAACCCacttactgatttgaagaatattacagcAAATTAAGGAAAATATTTACTATCTGAAAAACCCAGtcactctttgacttttgatctttatcgtatatgtgaaaatgcttttattagttGATATGTGCTATGTGAAATGAtttaaagtaatgaatacaatgcttatactatcttcattgtgtttaatccatacttctacactatttgttgcataatttACACATTGTATAATGTGTAGCTGTTAGACCATAGGCCTGAGTACTTGTCCATCCAACCAATTAGCTGCTTagtttacaataaataatgcaCAAACGATATCTCCTTTGTGGGATGATGAGAACTTTATTTGTTTATAGTTCGAGTAATACAGAACAACTTTTAGACACAGTATACGTCAAACAAGACTCGTGAAAAAACAAATGAGATGCCTGGTGATTGGTTATTAAGAACTATGCACAGTGACAGGTGAACATAGAATAAACATGAACATATAAATTGCTGTAAACTAGGAGTAAACAGCACGGAGTTAATAGACTAAACACAGTGCACCTGGCAGCCAGTGCAGAACTAATTTGACAGCACAAAGTTGAACATTCGCAACACAACATACGCCTGAAACATTCGTACACTACACTGTACAGAACTGCTGGCTGCGGTCAATACAGCTACTTCAGTAGCACAATGCATGGATGCGTACTGCTAACCATTCCTCTCTGTATGCACTGCTTGGCAGCAATGCTGCACATGCTGACATATCAGGCATTCGGACAACTTGGGAATGGGAGATTAGGGAACACATCAAGAGCTATGCTTACCTGAACAGGCAGACACATAAGGGCAACTGATGTTAATTGTGCATGCAACTTATTTACAGTCACTCACCATAACAGAACAACTGATAAGTGGCCATGAGAGTGTTTGTTTGGGTTCTGTGTGATGGGTGTACTTCATCACAGAAAgaacaagagctcaaaagctagtgtgaatacatTTTCAGTTAACAGTTTCTGTGCATCACACTTTGTTTCACTACGGGTGAGTGGTCgtcttttccttattttacatatttttccatcTAGGCATTTCCATTATTGTTTGATATTGATTAAACCAATTGTATATGTAGTCCTTATCCTTTTTAAATTGATTAGATCATTATCTACCTTAGTGACAAACCCGAAAATTATAGGCATTACTGTAAGAATTTCATTCTCAAATGCAGAAGCTGATGGCATATAAGTTACTTTATTCAGCACAAACATTGTTATCCTGTCTTGATTTTTCCCCCAGAACAGAATTCCAAGATAATTGATTTAATTACACCACCACAAGGAAAGTGTCTCCCAACAAAGAAACCTGTCACCAGTAAACCAACAAGGAAGTTGCCAGGAGCAGCGTCTCCTTCATTTTTGACAAAATTGCTGCATCTCTCCGAACAGTACAAATACAGTGAAAGTAAGAACTATTTCTATTGTTTGCTGAATTTCTGCATTGATTTCAGAGGAGTATGAAACATGCAAcattgtttgtatattttgctctttTTCCAGATGTGCACTCTgaagagaaggaagaggaagacAGTTTGTGTGATGAAGAGAGTGTTCTTCATAGTACATCACTAAACCGTGATACTGTTAACAGGCAAGAGACAGTTTCATGCACTTTACTGGTAAAAGATGATTTTGGCATGTTgctagaaaatgatgatgatgatgatgtcatcctACAATGCACCCAGAAAGTGGAAGAGACGATAAATGAattgaaacataaaaattttgaGCTGCCTAATGCTTCATTATCACCCTGTAACATCTTTAGAAAGTCAAATATGGTTCAGCCAGATGAAAGAGCAGCTTCCAACAAACATGTTGCAAATATGGTGAAGGTACCCAGCGGAAAGAAGGATGTCAGTTCAGAACTGTCACCAGCACCTAAGCCAAGAAGATCGAGAACGCCAAGATCTGCCAAATATTACAAATATGGCCAATTTATAGGCTATGGTTCTAGAAAGTCCCCAAGAACAAAGAAAAACTTATCTGAATCTTTAACTCATCAGGAAATCCATGATGACTCTCTTGAAAGTGCCCTTCAGACTTTGGTAGATGAAGATTATTCTTTTCTGGACACATCAGCAGGTAGTGATGTGAACAaaacaacagaaattaataaaaaaggcagtgGCAAGAAGAAAAGTGTGTGTGACAGTCCTACAGAACGAACTGATGTTACTAAGGTGAAAACTCGTCAGAATGATGTAAGAAATTTGTCTAATGTTTGTCGCCTAACTTCAAAAACGTTAGAACCAAAAATAAATGAACGACCAAACACAAAATCTAGATTAGGGAAACCCAACAAAAATTCATTGGACAACCATTGCACTCTTTTATCTGAGAGTGGAGATGCATTCTTTGAAACGGCAGCTTTAGAAGATGACATAGTAAATGAAACTGAATTGGTGAATGTATTGGAAATAGTTGAATGTAAGTATGTTCAGCAATGCAGTTACATTTGAGAACCACTTATTGCTCCTTATAGCTatcaattttgtgtgtatgttctacttaataaacttttgtttgAAGATGTCAGTAAAACGAGATCTCCAAGAACACTATAACTCTGACCTGTTGCACTATAGTCATTGTTATTGCAAGTGATTAACTATTTTCCTTCCTATTAACTTTCAGATGCCATATCTTACACTCGCATGATATAGCTATTAAACTAACAGTTTTGTTATGCATTCCAGAGGCAGCATGAATAATTCTTTTAAAACTTGCATTGATGTTTATTAATGAATGTATTGTATTTTCTCTTTAGCTCAGGCAGTTACCAGTTCACCACCTTTAAGATGCACACCAGAAGAAATTCAGAGGAAAAGGATAGAAGCTAAACAAAAATTAGCCAAAAAGAAGTTGAATTCCAAAACAAAAACCTCACTTCCCAGTGTTATCAAGCCCAAAAGATAGCATACTAGTTTAATTTTATGGAACGTAATGATGACGGATATTCTTTTGTATATGCAATCATTTTGGAATAGTATTTTTGGGTCTCGCTTTTCTGTGCCCATTGCTGAAAATAAATGAGAGACTGTCATGGTAACCTTCATACTATGATATTCTAATTGAGAGCAACAATATTTTTACATTGTTATTGATCAGTGAGATGTTTAAAAACTGTAACAGCATGTACAAAGTTTTGTGCAACTGCAAATTACTTCTTAAAAATACAGTCTTTTCATATGTCATGTTGTGTTGTTACCTGGaggtatttgtaatttttttatatagtatGTGCATAGAAAATATCATTATGTTAATTATGGTTTTTTGTTACAGGTGTATTTTCTAACACTGTACTTGTTGAATTAATTCATCATTGTTTACTATATTGCCTGATTtttctgggtgtgtgtgttgggggggggggggggggggggggcagttccatAAATAGTAACCCAGTGCTATGCTAAAAACAACTTGTGTTTTCGTCAGCATTCCAGAGCCCATTTCTTATGAATTCTCATTTTGTTTCTAGtcattatgatgaacagagtaataaatatttattctcatgaattatttgtaatttttgtgtaatgatagaaataaaacaaGTTCATACAGAACTTAGCTGGGTATTTGAAGTGGCATATCATTAACTGCAAGAAAGAGTACCATAAGTGAAACAAATTGAATGTACTTTAATAGCTTACTACAATCTTGATACAGAGTACAATTTATATGTAAGCTCCAAAGTGTTAAGAAATTATGCTTTACTATAAAACTCCATTGTgatctttaaagattttattttgaaatatcctGGGTAAGCTATTTCAAGAATTGCACATTTTGTTCAACTTGCCATTGAGTAAAATTGAGATTAGGTTGTGTGAAAGATACCAAATGATCAACAAAGGAGTTGTAAGTAATAATATGTCGAATAAAAAACAACCCATAATCTGCATATTGCAAAGCGCATAACTTGTTTTCCAGAGAGTTTGCAAACTAATTAATAGACGAAGTTAAGCTGTAGTGACTGCAAGAGCTCCTACACATAAAGAGTTTCTTGAAAATGAAGGTCTACTGAGCcacacaaaacctaaagaaaatgtttttaatgaaaaatatattaacagtttGAAAACCTACTGTTCAGTTACAGCGGAATTGGTCATTAGcgccttgagactggtttgatgcagctctccatgctactctatcttgtgcaagcttcatcatctcccagtacttactgcaacctacatccttctgaatctgcttagtgtattcatctcttggtctccctctacgatttttaccctccatgctgcccaccaatgctaaatttgtgatcccttgatgcctcagaacatgtcctaccaaccggtcccttcttcttgtcaagttgtgccacaaactactcttctcccctatcctattcaatacctcctcattagttacgtggtctacccatctaagcttcagcattcttctgtagcaccacatttcgaaagcttctattctcttcttgtccaaactagttatcgtccatgtttcacttccatacatggctacactccatacaaatactttcagaaacgactttctgacacttaaatctatactcgatgttaacaaattcctcttcttcagaaacgctttccttaccattgccagtgtaCAGTTTATAtactctcttcttcgaccatcatcagttattttgctccccaaatagcaaaactcttttactacttttaagtgtctcatttcctaa
This DNA window, taken from Schistocerca piceifrons isolate TAMUIC-IGC-003096 chromosome 4, iqSchPice1.1, whole genome shotgun sequence, encodes the following:
- the LOC124794659 gene encoding uncharacterized protein LOC124794659 — its product is MRNVPSVDDNSHRTWFGEIWKTLLQTMEDTLKSKHHSRRKRKSEKMTVRGSIKDDNTDRSGSCVLSQKCTSSHMRSPVLTESNSPGTEIQNCSQFIEHEPSVIWDSPQASPNSSHEQNSKIIDLITPPQGKCLPTKKPVTSKPTRKLPGAASPSFLTKLLHLSEQYKYSENVHSEEKEEEDSLCDEESVLHSTSLNRDTVNRQETVSCTLLVKDDFGMLLENDDDDDVILQCTQKVEETINELKHKNFELPNASLSPCNIFRKSNMVQPDERAASNKHVANMVKVPSGKKDVSSELSPAPKPRRSRTPRSAKYYKYGQFIGYGSRKSPRTKKNLSESLTHQEIHDDSLESALQTLVDEDYSFLDTSAGSDVNKTTEINKKGSGKKKSVCDSPTERTDVTKVKTRQNDVRNLSNVCRLTSKTLEPKINERPNTKSRLGKPNKNSLDNHCTLLSESGDAFFETAALEDDIVNETELVNVLEIVESQAVTSSPPLRCTPEEIQRKRIEAKQKLAKKKLNSKTKTSLPSVIKPKR